One Deltaproteobacteria bacterium genomic window, CTCCTGAAGCCGGTCACGCGCGAGGTCGAGAAATTAACGGCGCGGCTCCGTGCCGCCAAAGAGACGGCGCGGGAGGTCTCCAAGGAGCGGCAGGTCAGCGACTTATGGACACCGGCCCGGCTCAAGGCCCATGCCGTTACTCATCTGGGTGACAACCCCTTTATCGTCGTCTCAAACCGCGAACCGTACATGCACGTAAAGGAGCATGGGCAGCATAAAGTGATCATTCCCGCCAGCGGGCTGGTGACCTCATTGGATCCTGTACTGCGAGCCACGAGCGGACTTTGGATTGCCCACGGCGCAGGGGATGGGGACCGTGACACCGTGGATCGGGAGGGGAAGGTCCTTGTCCCCCCGCAAGCCCCCTCCTACACGCTGAAACGTCTCTGGCTGACCCGCGAGGAGGAAGAAGGTTATTACTACGGTTTCTCGAACGAAGCGCTCTGGCCCCTCTGTCACCTGACCAACCATCGCCCGGAATTCGAGGAGAAAGACTGGCTGGTCTACCGGAAGGTCAACGAAAAGTTCGCCGATGCAGTGGTTCGAGAATTCGGCAAGACGAGACCGTTCGTCCTGGTGCAGGACTATCATTTTACATTGCTACCACGGTTGATTCGGGAGCGGCGTCCCGATGCGGTGATCGGTCTTTTCTGGCATATTCCGTGGCCGACCTCCGAACTGTTTCAGGTTTGTCCCTGGAAGCGGGAGATCCTGGAAGGGATGCTCGGGGCGAATTTCGTCGGGTTTCATCTCCAGTCTTATTGCAACAACTTTCTGGACACGGTGAACAGCTTTCTCCCGATCCGGATCGAGTGGGATCGCTCGGCGGTGCTACAGGAAAACAGGGCGACGCTGGTCAAACCGTTTCCGATCAGTATTGAGCCATGGGCCGAACGGGGGAGCCCGACGGAGGAGGTATTTCGCAAAAGGGAGGGAGAGTTGCGGGGCGAGCTGGACTTGAAGACAGCCCGCCTTGTCGTGAGTGTGGACCGGCTGGATTACACCAAGGGGATCCCGGAGCGGCTCGGGGCGATCGATCGGTTCCTCGAGAAGTACCCTCAATACAAGGAAAAGGTCACCTTTGTCCAACT contains:
- a CDS encoding trehalose-6-phosphate synthase, which translates into the protein MHVKEHGQHKVIIPASGLVTSLDPVLRATSGLWIAHGAGDGDRDTVDREGKVLVPPQAPSYTLKRLWLTREEEEGYYYGFSNEALWPLCHLTNHRPEFEEKDWLVYRKVNEKFADAVVREFGKTRPFVLVQDYHFTLLPRLIRERRPDAVIGLFWHIPWPTSELFQVCPWKREILEGMLGANFVGFHLQSYCNNFLDTVNSFLPIRIEWDRSAVLQENRATLVKPFPISIEPWAERGSPTEEVFRKREGELRGELDLKTARLVVSVDRLDYTKGIPERLGAIDRFLEKYPQYKEKVTFVQLGAPSRVHIPRYRDFITEVEKKVDHVNWRHATESWKPVIFLKAHHDSQTVYQFLKMADTCIVSSLSDGMNLVAKEFVAARDQGDGVLILSEFAGTAREFQEALQVNPYARADFAEVIRVALEMPVEEQKRRIGRMKAQVIEHNVYGWAASLITEMAQTVNVPLGEVNNPTQFFDWADDGRKS